The following is a genomic window from Candidatus Eisenbacteria bacterium.
GAGCAGAACAGCACGTTCAGCGACCACTACCTCGAGGTCGAGTTCGATCTTTCACGCGTGATGTTTTTGACGACGGCAAACTCGGTGCACGGCATCCCCCCCGCCCTTCTCGACCGAATGGAGATGATCCGCCTCCCCGGGTATCTGGAGCCGGAGAAGGTGAAGATCGCGCGCGGGTTCCTCATTCCGAAGCAGATGAAGGAGCACGGCCTCACCGCGCGGAACGTGTCGTTTCACGACGGGGCGATCCTCGCGATCATCCGCGGGTATACGCGCGAGGCGGGCGTTCGGAACCTCGAGCGGGAGATCGCGCGAATCTGCCGGAAGACGGCGCGGGACGTCGCGTCCCGGAAGAAGCGGAAGAGGGTGACGGTCACCGCGCGTTCCATCCCTGGGTTTCTCGGAGTCCGGCGCTACCAGACGAGGCGCATGGAGAGGCGGAACTGGGTCGGGGTCGCGAACGGCCTCGCCTGGACCGAAACCGGCGGCGACAACCTCTGGGTCGAGGTCGCGACGGTCCCGGGGAAAGGAGAGCTCACGCTCACCGGACATCTCGGGACGGTCATGCAGGAATCGGCGCGGGCGGCGCTCACGGTCGTCCGCTCGCGCGCCGCTGCGCTCGGTCTCGGATCCGACTTCTACAAGACGCTCGACGTCCACGTGCACGTCCCTGAGGGGGCGATGCCGAAGGACGGCCCCTCCGCCGGGATCACGATCGCCGCGGCGCTCATCTCCTCGCTCACCGGCGTTCCCTTGAGGCGCGATGTTTCGATGACGGGCGAGATCACGCTTCGCGGGAACATTCTCCCGATCGGCGGCCTCAACGAGAAGCTCGTCGCCGCGCAGAGGGCCGGCTTCCGCGCGGTGATCCTGCCGGCCGAAAACGAAAAGGACCTCGCGGAGATCCCGAAAGAAGCGAAGGAAGGGCTCACGATCGTTCTCGTCGACACGATCGACCAGGCGCTTCCCTATGTCTTCGCCGATCCGGGAAAGAAGGGGATCCCCGCCCTCGCCGGCAAGTCCGCCCGCGGCGCCCCTCCCGCCCGTCCGTACGCGCAACACTAGCGCACATAGGGTAGAACCAGGCCCTGCGCGCCGCCGCTCACGCAAGAGACGTCCTTCTTGTAGTTCGAGCTTCGCGCGGAGCGACCCGTGCGCTTTCTCGTTGGCCTTCGGGCAGGGGACCGTCTACAATCCAGTCGGCGAAAGCGAGGATGCGGCATGGCGAGGGACAACCTCGCTCTCGTGTTCGAGAGATCCGTCGGGCGGCTTCGCGATCTTCCTCCTCCGGAAGTGCCGGAGGTGGCGATCCTCGGGCGCTCGAACGTCGGGAAATCCTCGCTCTTGAACGCGCTCGGAGGAAGCCGCCGCCTGGCGCGCACAAGCCGGGAACCGGGCCGGACGCGGACGATCAACTTCTACCGCGCGGACGGTCTCTACCTGGTCGATCTTCCCGGATACGGCTACGCCGCCGTGCCGTTGGAGATGAAGGAACGGTGGGGGCGCCTCGTCGAGGGGTACCTCCAGAAGCGCGAGAGCCTGATCGGGGGCGTCCTCCTTCTCGATGTTCGGCGCGTCCCCTCGGAGCTCGACCGCGTGATGCATGGGTGGCTCGAGGCGCGCGGGGTTCCGTTCCTCGCGGTCGCCACGAAATCGGACAAAGTGAAGCGCGGAGCGGTTCCACCGGCTCTCCGCACGATCCGCGAGGCGCTTCGTCTTCTCCCGGAGCAGGTACTTCTCTTTTCCGCCAAGACGGGGACCGGACGGGCCGAGCTCGCCGGTTGGATCAGGAGTTTGGTGAAACCATGAAGAATCGACTCTTCGCGCCGGGGCCGACGATGGTCTCCGAGGATACGCTCGCCGCCGTCGGTCGCGCGCCGATGCACCATCGATCGGAGGAGTTCAAACAGCTTTACCGCGAGGTAATCGAGAACCTCTCCTATGTGTACCAAACCGCCGGGCATCCGCTTCTCCTGAACGCGTCCGGTTCCGGCGCGATGGAATCGTGCGTGGCGAACCTCTTCCGCCGGGGGGATCGGGTCGCGGTCGTCGTCGCCGGATGGTTCGGGCGCCGCTGGCGGGACATCGCCAAGGCGTACGGCCTCGAGGTTCTCTGCTACGAGATCCCGGACACGGAGGGGACCGATCCGGACGCGTTCGCGAAATGGTTTGCTTCTCAAGGAAAGGTCCGCGGCCTTCTCCTCACCCACTGCGAGACATCGACCGGAGCGTTCCACGACGTACGGGCGGTCGCGGAGCGGATTCGGGACAAGGATGTTCTTCTCGTCGTCGACGCGGTGACGAGCCTCGGCGTTCACGAGGTGAAGACCGACGCGTGGGGACTCGACGCGGTCGTCTGCGGTTCGCAGAAGGCGCTCATGTGCCCTCCCGGCGTCTCGATGGTTTCGCTTTCCGAGAAGGCGTGGCGCGCGGTCGAGGAATCCGATCTCCCGAAGTACTACTTCGACTACGTCGCGAACCGCGAATCGGCGGAGAAGAAGAGCCAGCCGCGCTTCACGGTGGCGACCTCGATCGTCGCCGGGCTCGCCGTCTCTCTCCGGCGGATCCGCGAGGAGGGAATCGAGGCGATCATCGCGAGGCACGAGCGGCTCGGCGCGGCGACGCGCGCGGGAGTCTGCGCCCTCGGCCTCCGCCTCTTCAGCAGCTCCCCTTGCAACGCGGTGACGGCCGTCCTTCCGCCCGACAAGATCGAGGTCGAGAAGATCCGCGGCGTTCTTCTCGGGGAGCACGGAATTCGCGTCGCCGGCGGGCAGGGGAATCTCCAGGGGAAGATCTTCCGGATCGGCCACCTCGGGTATTACGATCGCTTCGATGTTCTTACCGTGCTCGGCGCTCTCGAGGCGGCGCTCTCTTCGCTCGGCTTCGCCGCAGCGAGCGGGGCGGCCGTCTCCGCCGCGCAGGAGGCGTGGGGGCACTGATGCCCGCGGTCGTCGTCGTCGGCATGCAGTGGGGGGACGAGGGGAAGGGGAAGGTGATCGACTTCCTCGCCGAGGGCGCGGCCTGGACGGTGCGTTTCCAAGGGGGCGCGAACGCGGGGCACACGATTCACTTCGGCGGCGCTCGCTTCGCGCTTCATCTTCTTCCGTCGGGAGCGGTGCGCGCGGGAGTGCGCTGCGGTCTCGGTTGGGGGATGGTAATCGACCCAGGCCGCCTTCTCGAGGAGATCGAGGCGCTCGAGGCGCGCGGCATCTCCGTTCGCGATCGCATTCTCGTGAGCGGGCGAGCGACCCTTCTCCTCCCCCATCACGCGGCGCGCGACCGGGCGGAGGAAGCGGCGCGAACCGGGACGCCGATCGGCACCACGGGGCGAGGAATCGGTCCGGCCTACGAGAGTCGCGCCGCGCGCGCGGCTCTCCTTCTCGCGGATCTCGCGGAACCGGACGGCGAAGAGAAACTCCGAATTGTTCATGAATCAACGAACGAGCGCCTCTCCGCGAGCGGGGCGGAGCCGATCGCGTGGGAACCGCTTCTCGCGAGTTGGCGGCGGTGGCGGGCGGAGATCGTCCCGCTTCTCGGGGATCTCTCCGGAGCGATCGAGGTCGCGCTCGCGCGGGGCGAGAGGGTTCT
Proteins encoded in this region:
- a CDS encoding YihA family ribosome biogenesis GTP-binding protein; this translates as MARDNLALVFERSVGRLRDLPPPEVPEVAILGRSNVGKSSLLNALGGSRRLARTSREPGRTRTINFYRADGLYLVDLPGYGYAAVPLEMKERWGRLVEGYLQKRESLIGGVLLLDVRRVPSELDRVMHGWLEARGVPFLAVATKSDKVKRGAVPPALRTIREALRLLPEQVLLFSAKTGTGRAELAGWIRSLVKP
- a CDS encoding alanine--glyoxylate aminotransferase family protein, with the translated sequence MKNRLFAPGPTMVSEDTLAAVGRAPMHHRSEEFKQLYREVIENLSYVYQTAGHPLLLNASGSGAMESCVANLFRRGDRVAVVVAGWFGRRWRDIAKAYGLEVLCYEIPDTEGTDPDAFAKWFASQGKVRGLLLTHCETSTGAFHDVRAVAERIRDKDVLLVVDAVTSLGVHEVKTDAWGLDAVVCGSQKALMCPPGVSMVSLSEKAWRAVEESDLPKYYFDYVANRESAEKKSQPRFTVATSIVAGLAVSLRRIREEGIEAIIARHERLGAATRAGVCALGLRLFSSSPCNAVTAVLPPDKIEVEKIRGVLLGEHGIRVAGGQGNLQGKIFRIGHLGYYDRFDVLTVLGALEAALSSLGFAAASGAAVSAAQEAWGH
- a CDS encoding adenylosuccinate synthase produces the protein MPAVVVVGMQWGDEGKGKVIDFLAEGAAWTVRFQGGANAGHTIHFGGARFALHLLPSGAVRAGVRCGLGWGMVIDPGRLLEEIEALEARGISVRDRILVSGRATLLLPHHAARDRAEEAARTGTPIGTTGRGIGPAYESRAARAALLLADLAEPDGEEKLRIVHESTNERLSASGAEPIAWEPLLASWRRWRAEIVPLLGDLSGAIEVALARGERVLFEGAQGTHLDLYAGTYPFVTSSSTLAAGACAGCGIGPTRIERVIGVAKAYATRVGAGPFPTEATAEEGARLRERGSERGTTTGRPRRCGWLDIPMLRAAVRWNGISGIALTKADVLSGRKTVPVAVAYDLDGERIAHPPLSPSALARVRPVFEEWPGWETIPPNASRVEDLPPNLVRYAERIASSVGAPIVLLSTGPAREQTVACSVGTPPR